A DNA window from Ranitomeya imitator isolate aRanImi1 chromosome 2, aRanImi1.pri, whole genome shotgun sequence contains the following coding sequences:
- the LOC138665402 gene encoding oocyte zinc finger protein XlCOF6-like, producing the protein MEMEKNHMMERILSLVLEIVYLIIEEDYVIVKNSGDNVVYKSSSQSPKMDHEKDLEKKTNRVVDLTSKVLQLLTIESNNDMKNEMDEEEAQKQGEEKIKIDDHQSGSERSSSDILEVQPIFEPVPIKEDRPDADFTQENSINFCRDSSTQTDISRSEIGPLPEIYIHVPIDQTEYLSICKKEGTSSGDSGFIASNICQPLVHTVVRGSNDENVITCKEYGSVDIKPTTTEYRVIKIKEEPVDWAEENSRLSELPIQIERIHTRPKNSVSLYPQVLMDQLPTPYTSMQIKQEPASEEEGSLIETGISVSVEQSQRHFILAESAEGSLRDTDINTGSENSQTDYGSTFIKEQYYEDDEMQTSTENLSVSQLCQEPYMEEITYEYYSAHSSNLHQTTDNQDKPYSCSECGKCFKYNSLLLHHSKSHQKKPLICCECGKQYSCKTEFDIHQRIHTGEKPFVCSNCGKGFRRKSHMLRHQRIHGDKEIYPCPECGKSFHRQDVLNQHRKIHKTNQVEVYTPIKQAQPQDPCMGYDQIETFPCSECGESFDDVAQLEEHQVVHEGEKPFSCTECGKSFRFEALLELHWGSHIAAVSCPECGKSFASQSLLNHHLKSHAEATDCICSECGKEFPSRSQLADHYRTHTGEKPYMCPDCGKYFRRKAHVVRHRKIHKGNKPFSCLECGKCFENLEFLERHAKMHKKKRPYICSQCGKSYTKKSHLARHQRTHTKQTTHACPQCGEGFQYPALLTQHMKLHTGETDYECPCCDKTFTSDTALIKHQKIHSKEKSFMCAECGKSFTFYSLFMRHQTTHTGEKPFECQECGKRFTRDSHLVRHRRLHDNL; encoded by the exons ATGGAGATGGAAAAGAATCATATGATGGAGAGGATCCTGAGCCTTGTCTTGGAGATTGTCTACTTGATTATCGAAGAG GATTATGTCATTGTGAAGAATTCCGGTGACAATGTGGTGTACAAGAGCAGCTCTCAGAGCCCTAAAATGGACCACGAAAAAGACTTGGAGAAGAAAACCAATAGGGTGGTAGATCTCACCAGCAAGGTCCTTCAGCTTCTGACTATAGAG TCAAACAATGACATGAAGAATGAAATGGATGAGGAAGAAGCACAGAAGCAGGGAGAAGAGAAGATAAAGATAGACGATCACCAGTCCGGCTCTGAGA GGTCATCCTCTGACATACTTGAAGTTCAACCAATATTTGAACCAGTGCCTATTAAAGAAGACAGGCCTGATGCCGACTTCACCCAAGAAAACTCCATAAACTTCTGTCGCGATAGCTCAACACAAACTGATATTAGCCGCAGTGAAATTGGACCTCTCCCTGAAATTTACATACATGTTCCCATTGACCAAACAGAATATTTATCTATTTGCAAGAAGGAAGGCACATCATCTGGGGACTCTGGATTCATCGCTAGTAACATTTGTCAACCCTTGGTACATACAGTGGTACGTGGCAGTAATGATGAGAATGTAATAACTTGCAAAGAATATGGATCTGTAGATATTAAACCCaccacaactgaatacagagtcatTAAAATTAAGGAGGAACCTGTTGATTGGGCCGAAGAAAATTCCAGATTAAGTGAGCTCCCTATACAAATTGAACGCATACATACTCGACCTAAGAATAGTGTTTCCTTATACCCCCAAGTTCTAATGGACCAATTGCCAACACCATATACAAGCATGCAGATTAAGCAAGAACCGGCCTCGGAAGAAGAGGGATCTCTCATAGAAACTGGCATATCCGTATCAGTAGAACAATCACAAAGGCACTTCATACTAGCTGAAAGCGCTGAAGGAAGTTTGAGGGACACAGATATCAATACAGGTTCTGAAAATTCTCAAACGGATTATGGCTCTACTTTTATAAAGGAACAGTACTATGAAGATGACGAAATGCAAACAAGCACTGAAAATCTATCAGTTTCTCAGTTATGCCAGGAACCATATATGGAGGAGATTACATATGAATACTATTCTGCTCATTCCAGCAACTTACACCAGACAACAGACAATCAGGACAAACCgtattcttgttcagaatgtgggaaatgtttcaaatACAACAGTCTTCTCCTCCACCACTCTAAATCCCATCAGAAGAAGCCACTGATATGTTGTGAATGTGGAAAACAGTATTCTTGTAAGACAGAGTTCGATATACATCAGAGGATTCACACTGGTGAAAAGCCTTTTGTTTGCTCAAACTGCGGGAAAGGCTTCAGAAGGAAATCTCACATGCTCCGACACCAGCGAATTCATGGAGACAAGGAGATCTATCCCTGTCCAGAATGTGGTAAGTCTTTTCATCGCCAGGATGTCCTAAACCAGCATCGTAAAATACACAAAACAAACCAAGTGGAGGTCTACACTCCCATTAAACAAGCTCAACCACAAGACCCTTGTATGGGCTATGACCAGATTGAGACATTTCCATGCTCTGAATGTGGGGAAAGCTTTGATGATGTCGCACAACTAGAGGAACACCAAGTAGTTCAtgaaggggaaaagccattttcttgCACAGAGTGTGGCAAATCATTCCGTTTTGAAGCCCTTCTGGAGTTGCATTGGGGTAGCCACATAGCTGCAGTTTCGTGCCCTGAATGTGGGAAGAGTTTTGCAAGTCAGAGTCTTCTTAACCATCATCTGAAAAGTCATGCAGAAGCGACCGATTGCATTTGTTCTGAATGCGGTAAAGAATTCCCCAGTCGGTCCCAGCTGGCTGACCACTACAGAACACATACAGGAGAGAAACCGTACATGTGCCCTGATTGTGGCAAATATTTCCGTAGGAAAGCGCATGTTGTTAGGCATCGCAAAATCCACAAGGGCAATAAACCATTTTCCTGCctagaatgtggaaaatgctttgagAATCTGGAGTTTCTTGAGCGACATGCAAAGATGCACAAGAAGAAAAGACCATACATCTGCTCTCAGTGCGGGAAAAGTTACACCAAAAAGTCTCATCTAGCCAGACACCAGAGGACACACACGAAACAAACCACACATGCTTGTCCCCAATGTGGAGAAGGCTTTCAGTATCCAGCCCTCTTGACTCAACATATGAAACTTCATACTGGAGAGACGGACTATGAATGTCCTTGTTGTGACAAGACCTTCACATCAGACACTGCTCTCATTAAACATCAAAAAATACATTCAAAAGAAAAATCTTTCATGTGCgccgaatgtgggaaaagtttcacCTTCTATTCCCTTTTCATGAGGCATCAGACCacacacacaggagaaaagccttttGAGTGTCAGGAGTGCGGAAAACGGTTCACGCGAGACTCGCATCTGGTGAGACACCGGCGACTACATGACAACCTATAA